The window ATTTTTTCCAATCCGCCAACCGCCAATAACCGTGGATGATTCGAGAAAATGATAAATCACTGGCTAATTTTACTCTTTCCATTCATCATTCTCCTTCTGTGAATAAGATAAACGATAATACAGATTTATCTTAACCTTTCCAACATTTCCTGTCATTACCAAACCATTCGTGAACTATGCTTCTTTTTTGCTAATGGGAATTCATAATTGAGCTATAGCTAAGTTTTGAAATCATGACAAACCACGTGATTTTCTTTTGCTTTATCATTCATTATGGAGTGGTTAGTTTAACATTGGCGGTGAATTTGTGTATTTAAATGAATAGATGATCTTCTTGTCTTAGGACATAGAAGGGATGGATCATGAACGGCATCGTCAAAAGCATTGCTTTTTCGAAATGAAATATCGCGAAAAAGAAGGAATTAGCAACGCAAAAGGAGAATTATATTCTGATATGGAAATTTAGAATAAAGGGGGATTCGACATGGAGAAATTTCGTGCCTTAGTGGCGGACAAACAGGAGGAGGCTTTTTCACTAAAGATAAAAGAGCTGACAAAAGAGGATCTTCCAGAAGGCGATGTTACGATAAAAGTTTATTATTCCAGCGTGAACTATAAGGATGGGTTGGCATCGATAAACAACAGCACAGTGGTTAGAAAATATCCTATGGTTCCGGGGATCGATCTGGCGGGGAAAGTTATTGAATCCAAAAATGATCGTTTCAAAGAAGGAGACGAAGTGTTAATTACGGGTTATGACTTAGGTGTGGCCCATTTTGGCGGATACAGCGAAGTGGCTCGTGTTCCCGCTGATTGGGTTGTTCCGTTGCCGAAAGGTCTTTCCATGAAGGAAGCGATGGCAATAGGCACAGCTGGTTTTACGGCTGCTCTTTCCGTCCATCGACTAGAGGAAAATCATCTTTCTCCAAGCCAAGGACGGGTATTGGTGGCTGGAGCGACTGGAGGAGTTGGAAGCCATGCCATTTCCATACTGAGCCGACTTGGTTATGAAGTAACGGCAAGTACTCGCAAAAAAGCGGAGCATGACTACTTAAAGCAGTTGGGTGCAAGCGATTTTGTTTCTCCAGAAGAATTTGTCATGCCTGAAAAACGCGCCTTGTTGAAGCAACAGTGGGCTGCCGCTGTCGATCCGGTCGGAGGACAATATTTGCCGTACATATTAGCGTCGATTCGATACGGAGGTTCTGTTGCTTTAAGCGGAATGACGGGTGGAACCAACTTTCAATCTACCGTATTTCCATTCATTTTGCGTGGGGTAAACTTGCTTGGCATTGATTCGGTCTTCTGCCCAATGGAGACTAGATTGCATCTCTGGGAGAAGTTGGCTGATGAGTGGAAACCGGATCATCTACTGGATTCGATCAGCCATGAAGTTACGCTCGATGAATTGCCGGATGTATTGGCTAAAATCTTAAGAGGCGAAATGCGCGGAAGAACGATTGTAAAGTTATAATCGTTGGAAAAATTTTTTAAGACCTAAAATCTAAAAATCTTTCAAAAAAAGGTAGGCACATATTATCATGCATAATATGTTTGCTTGCCTTTTTCTTATGAATGAATAAGCATTGGAGATTTTATAAGTTTTCAGGCAAATAATGTTGATACATGTTTAACGCATTGGTGTGTTTTTCTAAAACGGCAATTGTTTTTTGGATAGGTTTCGTATAGATGATGGGGAAATCTTTTTCGTCATACTTTTCTTGGATTGGAAATGCTAAGATTTCTTGATCGATAGAAAATTCTGCTTGCACTCCTGGTTTGTTTCCACGAGCATCTAGACGAATCCACCGATTGAATGAACGAAGAAAAACACCATTCAATGCATGAAGGGAATAACCCTTGTCAGGAGTATCAAATATCATAAGCCGTTGATAACAAAAACCTGTTGGTATTCGTTGCGATCTTAATAAAGCTGCTAATAAATTAGCTTTGGCGTAACAAATTCCTTCTTTATATCTAAGCACCTCAGACGCTTTACACGTAACTCTTGTGCTTTGTATATCCCACGAGTGCGAAATCTCATCTCTTACAAATTCAAATGCTATTTTAGTTTTTTCAATTTCTGACTGCCCTTCATAAAACAGTTCGTTCCTTTTTTTCTGAATGAGAGGGTGAGAAAAATTGACAACATCTAATTCTACTAGATAGTCCACTAAATTAGCTGACTCGGGAATTAACTCCATTTTTAGTTCCCCCTTATCAAATTTAATTTTACATAATTATAAGAATATTCTATTAAAAATACAATGATGAAATTAACTTAGGAAGGGTAACTAGCACCACGCTGAGTTTTTCGTGTCCGGGAATCGCAGGTGGATATACGAGGTCTTTTTCATGGATTAGAGGGAGAAAACGCCGCTTCGATAACAAAAGAGATAAAGCCTATCAGCAGTGAATGCGTGCCAAAACAAAAAAATCATGGAAATCTGCAATTTCTACTTGAATTTTGGAGCAAATAGAGGTAAATTATATATTGGCCGTTGCGAAAAGCGGTAAATTCCATATCATGCTGGTGTAGCACAGCTGGTAGTGCACTTCACTCGTAATGAAGGGGTCGCAGGTTCGAGTCCTGTCACCAGCATAAGAAAAATGTTGATATAACGCGGTTTCTCATTAACTGAGAGACCGCGTTTCTCTTTTCTAAAATAAAGTTGGTGACCAATTGGTGACGAAATCATATTTTTACTCTTTTTTTCCTCTTAAAATGGCTTCAAATTTTTCTGCATTGTTGTCCTAATATCAGCATGACCTAAACGACTACTAATTATTTTGGCATGTACACCACGATTAATTAATAAAGTAGCGGATGTGTGGCGTAAATCATGGAATCGAATAAATCGAAACCCGGTTCTTTTAATAAATCTTTTCCACCATCTTGTAGCAGCCATAGGAGTGTAAGGTTGTCCATTTAATTTGGAAAATACAAAATCATATTCACCGCCTTCCCAAAAATCGCCTAATTTTTCTTTTTCTCCAGCCGGGGAGGGATTTTGAAATCATCGGTCATTTCTTTGAAATTGCTGACTGATTTGGCAATGTGGTTGTCTTGCGGAAAGTTGGAAAATACCTTTCAACATCAGTTTATGAGCAAATTAAATGGGCTATCTACATGTGAAATTGGAGAATGAATTCTATTTTGGTAAATCTCCTCTAATCATTAGACACAAAAGAACAAACACAGCTTTTTATTTCTACTGTGTGGATGACCCGATGAAAATTAAATCAGCGAAGATTGCTAAAGGCTATGTTATGGATTCGAAAAATTGAGAAGTACAAAGAAAACGACTACGACTATTGGCGATGGATGTACAAAGGCGAGGTCATCGTGCTTGGCGACATGGTTTACAATATGAATCTTTTCTACTGGATTGATGAAATGCCGAGCGATGATGATCTGTTGTTGATTGACATTGCTATTTAGAGTGGTTACCAAACGTCAGCAATCACATTGCTGTCGAAACTACAAAGCAATACAAAGCCGGCCAAGACAAATCTAAGCAACAGTAAATTAACCACAAATCCAAGTGTAGTTTTGGGTAAATTCCGTCTGATGACTTGTACATTTAAAAATAAAACTAATCTTCACAATACGGCATTAAAGTTGAAAGCTAAAGAAAAAATTGCGGTTTATGAGGTCGACAAAAATGGTTTACGATTGATGACTGGAACCTACTGAAAAAGAAGATGCCGATCAGATGGTAGTCAAAATTAAAAAGGAATTCGGATGGGTTGTATATGTGAAAGAAGCGTAAATTAGACAATATTAATGCGAAAAAGCGAGCAAGACAGTTAAGCACTAACACACTGTCTTTAATAGAGTGTTAGTGCCCTCTCTATAATACATAATAAAAATGGTATTATATTGTCCCGATTATTACATTTGTCTTTTAGACTAAAGGAATTTTTAATTAAACATTTTTATTGTTGTGTTTATTTTGTATACGATTAATCATAATTGTATACAGCTTTTTAGATGCTATGTAAATTAAATGCAACGTTAAATACAAAACTAGTAAGAATAAAGCAACGTACAAGTTACCATTATGTTTTATGATGATATCATCATTTACACGACAATATATCATGACAAATAAATAAAAAACTAAAAACATTAGGGCTACTTCGGACAGAGTATTAATAACTCCACTTTTTGTTTTAATTAGCTGAGAAAAAATAACATCTACAATACCTGTAATAACAATTGTAGTAACAAAAAACTTAAAAATAATCTTCAAAGAAGAAAAAGTACCCGATGCATTTATATCTACATCTGGGGTTAAAGAGATACAATACAATACAAAATAGAAACATAGAAATGGTATTGAGATAATTACTAAGCACATTAAGGTTACAGTAGTTATAGCAAAAACATGATCCGATACAGTATATTGTTCCCGGCTATTTTTTGTCATTTTTTCAAAATTCTCCTTTTCCTTTCTTTTTTATATGGTAACATTTTACATGCGATAATACCATATTTTTGAAAGGAAGGGAATTATATGGAAAGTAATCGTTTTTTTAAAGGAATTGTTTTAACAACCTCTTTATCAATTCTAATAACAGGTCTAGCACCCGTAACAGCGACATTCGCGGAAGAATATGATAATACTCCTGTTGTGAACAGCAACCAAAATACAACAACGCCGAAGTCACTTTTAGACTACATATACGCTGAAGGGCAACCAACTAGTGTTGAAGATACTAGAGACTTTATACAATATGCTTCTACTACAAAAGAATTTAAAAGCTATATTGGAAAAGATCAAGAAGATGCTGTACATGCTTCTGGTGTTGTTGGTGCTTCCTTGAAAGCTATTAAAGCATTTGGTTGGATTTGTAGAGTAGGCGGCAAATCTTTAAAATATGCAATTAAACCACTTTCTCCATCAAAAGCAAGATTAGTTGATCACTATGCTAGACAAATTGCTTATGCAACAGAAAGACTAAACAGCGCTACAAAAGGTGCTTTAGTTAAAGCTCTACAAGCTGCCGGAGTACCTGGCAAAACTGCTGAATCTTTAGCAGAAATCATTTTATGGTTAGTATAGGGTTCAGGGTTCCCGATGGCTCAAGTTAATTTTTGAGCCATTATTTTTTATATTATTTGATTTTCCATTAAAATTAAAGAGGTGATTATCCTGATTAAAGGAAAAAAGTACATATTAGTATATACTACTATTAGTTTTAGTAGTTCCATTTTTTATATCCAAAATATGCATAAACAAAAGGAAATAGAAAGTAATACTAAACTATTAAAAGATACAACAAAGAAAAATTATATATTATAGAAATAACACTAGCATTGCAGTAATTAAATCTGATGATTCAAAATACTAAGAATGTTCAATTTTTTATTGATTTCGAAACAAAAAAATCCTTTACAATGGAAGTACAGGTGGTTCCTGCCCAAATCCAATCGTAAAGGATAACCATTATGGACAAGAATACACTAATTTTATCATTTGGTAAATGGGTTTCACCCATAAATATTCAAAAACTTAGCGAACAAGTCAAAGAATTGAAACAGGACTATTACACAAAAAAGCTGACAACAGAAGCTTATATTAAACTTTTATTGGTAGCCCAGCTGCTCGAATTTAAGAGCTTAGAGGAAATGAGTGATGCACTTGTAGACGAAGATCTTCAAAAAGCACTCGGATTTGAATCGATAAGTGCCTCTCAGCTATCCCGAAAAAACAATCAGATCCACCCACTAATTCTTGCAAATTTGTTCTTGGATCTTGTTTGGAAAATTCAACGGTACCATTATAAAAACGGAAAGAATATGCCACTGAAAATCATTGATTCAAGTACACTCCCGTTGAACTTGACCCATTATAAATGGGCAAAATTCCGGAAAACAAAAGCTGGTGTAAAGCTACACTTACGGCTCGTTTTCATGGATAAAGACACCGTCTATCCTGAAAAAGCAGTGATTACGACAGCAAAAGAACATGACCGAAATCAACTCGAAGTCCTAGTGGATGATCAAGAAGCCATGTATGTGTTTGACCGCGGTTATGTGGACTATGAACGTTTTGATCGGATGACAGATGATGGCTATTTCTTCGTTTCAAGACTGAAGAAAAACGCAGTCATTCGTGAAGTCTATACATTTTCACTTCCTGATGATTGTCACGTTCTATCCGATAAAATGGTCTACATTGGTACCACACAAAATCGTACTGAAAATGTCTTTCGTCTACTAGAAGTTATGGACACAAAAGGGAACTTACTTCGTTTCATCACCAACCGATTTGATTTAAAACCAGAAGAGATAAGTGATATTTACCGATCTCGCTGGGCTATTGAACTCTTTTTCAAATGGCTCAAGCAACACGTAGAAATTAAGCACTTTTATGGAATGAGTGAAACAGCTATTCAAAATCAAATTTTCTTAGCCCTGATCACGTATTGCTTACATGTTCTCATTCAATTGGAGATGAAAAGTAAGAAATCCCTACTTCGAATTACTCGTTGGTTAAAGAGAGCTCTGTGGAAACCAGCTTATGTTTGGTTGCGAAAATTTGATGGGCGAGCCAGTCCATAATCTCCCTTTTGTCGTTGTCGCTCTGGTTTAACTGTATATATTTACCAAATGGGCAGTGCCACCTTTCTTTAGGTTTTGTCTTTTTGGCACAAATTCACAAAAAATAATTAACAGAAAATTCTAACTATATTTATGCAATGCTAATGTAGAAATAATTACAGCCAATAAAAATATATATGCAAATAACTTTTTTATTTTGGCGATCATGATCACATCTTTCTCTATTTTTCCGTGTTTTGATATTAGGTTAACTGACACTCTATGTTTCCAGGGAGTAGTTGCTGTTTTTTCATTATTGTATCAATTTATTTACCTATGATAAAAACGGATACTTGCGAATATTGTCATATGGGTATTATGGACAACCAGTATGCAACAGAGGCTGTGCTAGCCAATAATAAGACGATGAAATTTGATGATCTTGGCTGTATGTATAAATGGATAAGCGAAAATAAAGATGAAAAGATTCAGGCGAAATTTGTTCGCGATTACAATACGAAGAAATGGATTGAAGCTGAAAAAGCTACCTATGTTTATGGGAAATCTTTAAAATCTCCTATGTCTTACAACGTCGTTGCTTTTAAAAATAAAAACGATGCCCAATCCTTTGCAAAGAAACATAACGGAACAGTCTTATCCTATGATGACCTGAATTCTCATAAATGGGTAAAGAATAAAGATATGATGAAAAAGATGAAAGGCAATATGTGATCATACGTATGACGAAAATGGCCATGCCTGCCAAAGGCTTCTTAACGGGTTTCATCATTAATAAAAACGGGCTTTAGTGTAAAAGACAATCGAAAGGTTGTCTTTTACACTATTTGTATGTAAGAAGAAAGATTATGTTCACCTGAGGGGAGTGAGAATCATGCGGAACATTTGGCGCTCAGAACTTATGTTATCGTTCAGACAGCGAACGTATTATTCTTTTGTGATTTTGTGGGTGGTGATTCTCGGGTTTTTATTTTTGCTTCAAGGGACGTCCCCTGCTTTTAGCGGATATACCAATATAACCGGAACGATCATGAACCTTCTTCTCTATATCATTCCGTTGTTTATGCTGATTAACGGGTCGTTCTCGATCGCAAACGAAATGGAAAATGGCCAATTTCGCTTATTATCCACCTATCCGCTTTCCAGTATTTCTTATGTCATTGGAAAAGTGGCGGGCCAATTTACTTCGCAGTTGCTGATTTTTACCTTAAGTTATGGGATAAGTTTGATGATTGGATTGATTTGCGGAATACCCTTTTCCATGAAATGGATGCTTGCGCTCTATTTTTTTGCCGTGGGTCTTATATTTTTTTTCCTCCTGATGGGGATCGTCATAGGCTCTTTTACTTCAACGCGATGGCAGGCATTGTCAATTTCGGTTTTTGTCTGGTTTTTCCTTATCATGCTGTGGCCTACAGCTTTGATTAGTGTGTTAAACCACATCCCTTATCAGATGATTGGTCTCGTTCTAAAAAGCCTTCTTTTTGTGAATCCGGCTGAACTCATTCGATTCATTTTTGTGATTCAGCTAAATGGAGGTTCTATTTTCGGCCAAGCATATGACTCGCTTGTGTCCTTCTACGAACATTGGCTGTCATGGGCGGTGCTTTTCTATTACACTGTAGTGGTTTTGTTTATCAGTATAGTTGTTTCTGATACCAATCTAACGATGAGGAGAAGAAAATAATGTTTATTGTCCAAAACATATCGAAAAAATATAAACATCATGTCGCATTGGCTCCTATGTCTTTTGAAGCCGACAGTGGAGATTGCGTTGTACTTTGTGGCGGCAACGGTGCGGGAAAAAGCACACTGATTGATATGTTGTCTGGAATCTCTATTCCTTCTAGCGGCACCGTTTCATTCAATGAATTATCTTTGGAAAAAAACCGGAAGGAATATTTGTCTCAAATCTCTTATATGCCGGATGATTTTTTTGCACAAGGCCACTTGAAAGTGAAAGAATTTCTCTCATTTTATGGTTCTCTCCGAAAGATTCCAGCAAACAGAATAGATGAAGTGTTATCGATTGTTGGGCTGTTGGAAAAGAAGAATATTAAAGTCAATCAATTATCAAAAGGGATGAGGCAACGCCTTTTATTTGGCCAAGCGCTGTTGCCCGAGGCGAAAGTGATCTTGTTGGATGAACCAACAAACGGTTTGGATCCATATTGGATTAACCAATTTGTTCAAATTATGAAAAAGCTGAAAGAACAAGGAACGATTATTATTTTTTCTACGCATATGATGGATGTGGCGGCTGAATTAGGAGATCGGATTATCTTTCTTGAAAGCGGTAAGGTAGTAAAAGAACTGGAAAATCATCATGATAATGTTCAAGAATTTACATTCAAACTTCTTACGATGTATCGTGAAATGAAAGGCGGCCCTAATACGGTTAGCTGAAAAATTTTTTGAAAAACAAATTTCCATCTATGAAAAAATGCGTTTCCTGTGATTTTGAGCTCTTCTATATTCTAAATGGTGATGTTAAAATGAGTCAGAAAAGAATAATTTGGAATTAGGGGATGTAGGAGGCTTTAGCATGGGATTTCATGGGCAAAAAATTTTACCGGCGATTCGTTCCATGAAGGATTTTGAAAAAATGCTGGAGATGCCGTATCAATATGGGGTATTTCTTGACCTTCATCTTGGAATGGTAAAAAGCGTGTATGAGTATGCACGCCGATACGACAAAAAGATGTTTTTACATATTGATTTGATACATGGTTTAACGAGCGATGAAAATGCGACGGAATTTATCGTCCAGTACGCCAAGCCTTACGGGATCATCTCCACAAAAGGCAGCGTCATTTTGAAAGCAAAGCAAAAAGGGATTTTCGCGACACAACGCGCTTTTATCATCGATTCCAGCGCTCTTGAGAGAAGCGTTAAATTAGTTGAAAAAACCAATCCGGATTACATAGAAGTGCTTCCCGGTGTGGTGCCGAAAATTATAAAGGAACTGCATGTAAAAACAAAAAAGCCAATATTTGCCGGTGGGCTGATCGAATCCGCGGAAGAGGTGGAACAGGCTTTAGCAGCAGGGGCTTGTGCGATTACGACTTCCAATGTGGATTTATGGAAACAATTTATTTAGGGCGGCTGAAAAATGCCGATCGGATTGCCCGAACGCCTTACCGGAGGACATACACAAATTCCTTTGGAATTAGTGTTTCCTGGTGAAGACGAAGTCAATTAGCGGTATCGGATTTATTTTTCCTATTTATTTCCGACATCTCAATCTAGCCTTATCTAGAGGCAATATTAAATTTATGAAAATGACGTAAAAAAGTTTCGTATAAGCAAGCAACCTTGAATGATGTCCGTTCTTTTAAGCACTTAACAAGTGCATATCCTAAAAAATTTAAGGGTCGAAAAAAAGAAAGCAGTCTGGACCTTCTTTAATTCAGGTTTTAGGCTGCTTTTTAATCCATTTCCTACTCTTCTATTGAAATAGTAAAGCATTTAATGAATTTTGTTTTTATCTGTTCATTGTCCATGCCATGCTTTAAAGAGCGTATAGGTATTATGTCAAGAAACGGACACGTTAAATCGAGAATCGCCTCTCGTTATCTATTGATTCCATTGCGTACTAGCTTCTTCATGGTTCATCTCTCTTAATTCTGTTGAAGCGATTTGGTGATCGATCAATGATCACGGAAAAGGAACTGTTTCTTGTTTTGGATGAGGGTTTTCCGCTCCAAAGCATGAAAAAAGGAAGGTTATGAGCATTCGTGCAGAAATATGAGCCGTTATTTTCATGAATGAGCCTCTATTCAAGAATATGAGCTTCATTTTTCGAAAAAACGGGCTTTTTTTTATTTCTTTCGCTTTGCCAAGGAACAAAATCATTTTTATTCCCGATTTCCAACCCGTTGCGAATACACGAACTTTGAAAGTTGAGTAATTAATAGTATAATTTTTATATTATTTATTATATTCTTAATTTAAGGATAATTTTCGGAATGTTATTAAGAAAAATAAAGAGGAGGGGGAGTATGAATAAACGTAAAGATCACAATCTCGAGGAACTTCAAAATGAAACTTTGGCCGTACATGCTGACGACTGGGTGACCAATGATCGGACGGTAGCTCCGGCTATTTATTACTCTGCTACTTTTCGTGCAGATAATGCCTCCGAATTTGCTGATATGGCGGGTACGCCGCGCCATCCGCAATATTACACGCGTTACGGCAATCCAGTGCATGAGCGTGTAAAGAAAGTGATAGCTGAGCTCGAAGGTACAGAAACCGCACTTGTAACAGGTTCTGGGATGGGAGCGATTGCTACGACGCTTCTAGCGCTTGTCAGTGCAGGCGACCATGTGGTTGCACAGACACGCCATTATATGAGCACTGCCAAAATTATGGATGAGATGCTGCCGCGGTTTGGTGTCGAAGTGACGGTTGTGGAGCAATCTGATGTGGCAGCTTTTGAAAAAGCCATTCGTCCTAATACAAAGCTTATTATGATTGAAACTCCGGCCAATCCGACGTTGGTGTTAACCGATATTGCCGCAGTAGTAGAGTTGGCCCGTCCACGGGGCATTATCGTCGTGGCTGATAACACATTTGCATCGCCGATTAACCAGCGGCCCCATGATCTGGGTGTCGACGTGGTTATCCACAGCGCAACAAAATATTTGGGCGGACACCATGATTTGACCGCCGGCGTCATTTGCACAAGCGAAGAATTAGCTGAACGTATTTGGCACACGCATATCTCAATCGGTTCGGTGCTCTCGCCAATGGACGCATGGCTGCTGTTACGCGGTTTGCGTACACTTCCGATGAGAGTTGAACGCATCAACGCCAATGCCCTCGCCTTGGCCGAATTTCTGGAGAAGCAGCCGCAGATTGAACGGGTGTATTATCCCGGTCTTGCCAGCCATCCGCAGCATCAATTGGCGAAACGCCAGATGCGCGGTTTCGGCGGAATGATCGCTTTTGCAGTCAAAGGCGGTTATGAAGAAACTCAGCGCTTCGTTTCTGCTTTAAAACTGTCGCTTAACGCAGTCAGCCTCGGTGGGGTCGATTCACTGGTTGTACATACAGCTGCGATGTGGGAAGGCGTGATGAACGAGGAGCAAATGCGGACTGCCGGGATCCCATCTAATTTCGTACGCTTTTCGGTTGGCATTGAGCATATCGATGACTTGAAAGCGGATATTTTGCAAGCTTTGCAGGCGATATAAAAGTCGATTCACGAGGTGCAAAAAGAGGCAGAATGAATAGGAAAGATCCCCTTAGACAACTAAGGAGACCTTTCCCTTTCATAAAATATGAAATTCCTTTGTGTTATTTTGTCATATCAATCACAATGCGTCCATTAATTTTGCCCTTTAACATGTCATCAAAAATATCATTGATTTCCTCTAGCGTACGGGTTTCAATGATCGTTTTTACTTTTCCTTCTGCGGCAAATTGCAGAGCTTCTTGCAAATCCTTACGCGTCCCAACAATAGAACCGACAACTTTGGTTCCATTTAAGACTGTATCGAAAATGGGGACATCTATTGATTCTGGTGGCAGTCCCACCATGACGCAAGTGCCTCCGCGTCGAATCGAACGATAAGCTTGATCGAATGCTTTTTTCGCAACAGCCGTACTAACAACACCATGCACACCGCCAATTTCTTTATGGATCCACGCTGCTGCATCCTCTTTTGCTGCATTGACCACTTTATCAGCACCTAGTTTTAAGGCAAGTTCTAATTTTTCATCATGCATATCAATGGCCACTACATTCATTCCCATAGCTTTAGCATATTGGACCGCAAGATGACCTAATCCGCCGATGCCAAAGATGGCTACCCATTCACCTGGTTTGACATCGGATACTTTCAATGCTTTATAGGTAGTCACTCCTGCACAAAATATAGGAGCGGCTTCTACAAATCCTAAATTGTCAGGAATCTTTACTACATAATCGGCAGCTGCGACACAATATTCTGCATAGCCGCCGTCTACTGAATACCCTGCATTTTCTTGGTTTAAGCAAAGAGTTTCGCGTCCTGACAAACAATATTCACAATGCCCGCACGCTGAATAAAGCCAAGGAATACCCACTCGGTCACCGACTTTTAAGTGAGTAACACCTTCTCCTACTTCTTCTACTATTCCGACACCCTCATGCCCTGGAATGAGAGGCAGCTTTGGTTTCACCGGCCAATCTCCATGAGCGGCGTGCAAATCTATATGGCATACGCCGCATGCTTGGATATGGACTAATATTTCATTGAAACCTGGCTTTGGCTTAGGAACGTCTTGCACTTCTAACCTTTCCTTAAATTGTTTTACTACTGCCGCTTTCATACTCCCACTCCTTTTAGAAAATCTTTCGAAATGGACGTTGCATTCGAGTTTTCCGTGATTAGTAGAATTCTACCTTTGTTAAAAAGCAGTGCTAAGCAGTTTCCATTTTTTTAGTTCAAATAATGCCGGCTACACTTTGAAATAATGTGAAATATTTCACAAATATAAGGGTAAATGAAAGCAAGAATGTTAGGTTCTTGCTTTCACATTATGTGCGCCCGGCATGTACATGAACTATAGGGTGTAAGTCCCGAACCCCGAAGACAGAAGTAGAGGTTAGCCAAGAGCAAGGGTGTCCGTGGTGACGCGGAATCTGAAGGAAGCTGGAGGCAAAACACCGGTCCGAGGAACACGAACCTCATATAAGGCTAGGTATGAT of the Bacillus smithii genome contains:
- a CDS encoding ABC transporter ATP-binding protein, producing MFIVQNISKKYKHHVALAPMSFEADSGDCVVLCGGNGAGKSTLIDMLSGISIPSSGTVSFNELSLEKNRKEYLSQISYMPDDFFAQGHLKVKEFLSFYGSLRKIPANRIDEVLSIVGLLEKKNIKVNQLSKGMRQRLLFGQALLPEAKVILLDEPTNGLDPYWINQFVQIMKKLKEQGTIIIFSTHMMDVAAELGDRIIFLESGKVVKELENHHDNVQEFTFKLLTMYREMKGGPNTVS
- a CDS encoding nitrous oxide reductase accessory protein NosL, with product MFPGSSCCFFIIVSIYLPMIKTDTCEYCHMGIMDNQYATEAVLANNKTMKFDDLGCMYKWISENKDEKIQAKFVRDYNTKKWIEAEKATYVYGKSLKSPMSYNVVAFKNKNDAQSFAKKHNGTVLSYDDLNSHKWVKNKDMMKKMKGNM
- a CDS encoding trans-sulfuration enzyme family protein, with translation MNKRKDHNLEELQNETLAVHADDWVTNDRTVAPAIYYSATFRADNASEFADMAGTPRHPQYYTRYGNPVHERVKKVIAELEGTETALVTGSGMGAIATTLLALVSAGDHVVAQTRHYMSTAKIMDEMLPRFGVEVTVVEQSDVAAFEKAIRPNTKLIMIETPANPTLVLTDIAAVVELARPRGIIVVADNTFASPINQRPHDLGVDVVIHSATKYLGGHHDLTAGVICTSEELAERIWHTHISIGSVLSPMDAWLLLRGLRTLPMRVERINANALALAEFLEKQPQIERVYYPGLASHPQHQLAKRQMRGFGGMIAFAVKGGYEETQRFVSALKLSLNAVSLGGVDSLVVHTAAMWEGVMNEEQMRTAGIPSNFVRFSVGIEHIDDLKADILQALQAI
- a CDS encoding transglutaminase-like domain-containing protein; amino-acid sequence: MELIPESANLVDYLVELDVVNFSHPLIQKKRNELFYEGQSEIEKTKIAFEFVRDEISHSWDIQSTRVTCKASEVLRYKEGICYAKANLLAALLRSQRIPTGFCYQRLMIFDTPDKGYSLHALNGVFLRSFNRWIRLDARGNKPGVQAEFSIDQEILAFPIQEKYDEKDFPIIYTKPIQKTIAVLEKHTNALNMYQHYLPENL
- a CDS encoding ABC transporter permease → MRNIWRSELMLSFRQRTYYSFVILWVVILGFLFLLQGTSPAFSGYTNITGTIMNLLLYIIPLFMLINGSFSIANEMENGQFRLLSTYPLSSISYVIGKVAGQFTSQLLIFTLSYGISLMIGLICGIPFSMKWMLALYFFAVGLIFFFLLMGIVIGSFTSTRWQALSISVFVWFFLIMLWPTALISVLNHIPYQMIGLVLKSLLFVNPAELIRFIFVIQLNGGSIFGQAYDSLVSFYEHWLSWAVLFYYTVVVLFISIVVSDTNLTMRRRK
- a CDS encoding glycerol-3-phosphate responsive antiterminator; the encoded protein is MGFHGQKILPAIRSMKDFEKMLEMPYQYGVFLDLHLGMVKSVYEYARRYDKKMFLHIDLIHGLTSDENATEFIVQYAKPYGIISTKGSVILKAKQKGIFATQRAFIIDSSALERSVKLVEKTNPDYIEVLPGVVPKIIKELHVKTKKPIFAGGLIESAEEVEQALAAGACAITTSNVDLWKQFI
- a CDS encoding NADPH:quinone oxidoreductase family protein, with translation MEKFRALVADKQEEAFSLKIKELTKEDLPEGDVTIKVYYSSVNYKDGLASINNSTVVRKYPMVPGIDLAGKVIESKNDRFKEGDEVLITGYDLGVAHFGGYSEVARVPADWVVPLPKGLSMKEAMAIGTAGFTAALSVHRLEENHLSPSQGRVLVAGATGGVGSHAISILSRLGYEVTASTRKKAEHDYLKQLGASDFVSPEEFVMPEKRALLKQQWAAAVDPVGGQYLPYILASIRYGGSVALSGMTGGTNFQSTVFPFILRGVNLLGIDSVFCPMETRLHLWEKLADEWKPDHLLDSISHEVTLDELPDVLAKILRGEMRGRTIVKL
- a CDS encoding IS4 family transposase, with protein sequence MDKNTLILSFGKWVSPINIQKLSEQVKELKQDYYTKKLTTEAYIKLLLVAQLLEFKSLEEMSDALVDEDLQKALGFESISASQLSRKNNQIHPLILANLFLDLVWKIQRYHYKNGKNMPLKIIDSSTLPLNLTHYKWAKFRKTKAGVKLHLRLVFMDKDTVYPEKAVITTAKEHDRNQLEVLVDDQEAMYVFDRGYVDYERFDRMTDDGYFFVSRLKKNAVIREVYTFSLPDDCHVLSDKMVYIGTTQNRTENVFRLLEVMDTKGNLLRFITNRFDLKPEEISDIYRSRWAIELFFKWLKQHVEIKHFYGMSETAIQNQIFLALITYCLHVLIQLEMKSKKSLLRITRWLKRALWKPAYVWLRKFDGRASP